The following proteins are encoded in a genomic region of Oreochromis aureus strain Israel breed Guangdong linkage group 8, ZZ_aureus, whole genome shotgun sequence:
- the LOC116328796 gene encoding G-protein coupled receptor 26 — translation MDTAEVILSVLVVVIIIVSLLSNVLVLICFLYNPEIRKQVPGLFNLNLTFCNLLLTVSNMPLTLVGLISKAQPGGDGFCQIVGFLETFLSTNSMLSMAALSIDRWIAVVFPLRYHSKMRHKDAAFVLGYTWAHSMSFSTVAACLSWVGYHRLYASCTLSNPRASSRTQFVVFTIFFHSFTFLLSFIVLCVTYLKVLKVARFHCKRIDVITMQTLVLLVDIHPSVRQRCLEEQKRRRQRATRKISTFIGTFMLCFAPYVITRIVELFPAVPINPHWGIVSKCLAYSKAACDPFVYSLLRHQYKKTCTDIINKLLKRSSLNASGRRHESQVNSIPTME, via the exons ATGGACACTGCGGAGGTAATTCTCTCGGTGCTGGTGGTTGTGATTATTATAGTGTCGCTGCTGTCCAACGTTCTGGTGCTGATCTGCTTTTTGTATAACCCGGAGATCCGCAAGCAAGTCCCCGGTCTGTTCAACCTCAACCTCACCTTTTGCAACTTGTTGCTGACCGTCTCCAACATGCCGCTCACTTTAGTGGGACTTATCAGTAAAGCTCAGCCGGGGGGAGATGGCTTCTGCCAGATCGTGGGCTTCTTGGAGACTTTCCTGTCCACGAACTCGATGCTGAGCATGGCAGCTCTGAGCATCGACAGGTGGATCGCGGTGGTGTTCCCCCTGAGGTACCACTCCAAAATGCGCCACAAAGACGCGGCTTTTGTGCTCGGGTACACGTGGGCGCACTCCATGTCCTTCTCCACGGTGGCCGCCTGTCTCTCCTGGGTTGGATACCACCGGCTTTACGCATCCTGCACCCTGTCCAACCCCAGAGCGAGCAGTCGGACACAGTTTGTCGTCTTCACCATCTTTTTCCACTCTTTCACCTTTCTTCTGTCTTTCATAGTATTATGTGTCACATACCTCAAAGTACTCAAAGTAGCAAGGTTTCACTGTAAGAGGATCGACGTTATTACAATGCAAACTTTGGTGCTTCTAGTGGATATACACCCCAG TGTTCGTCAGCGTTGTCTGGAGGAGCAGAAGAGGCGACGACAGAGAGCAACGAGGAAGATCAGCACCTTTATCGGCACCTTCATGCTCTGCTTCGCTCCCTATGTAATCACGAG GATCGTGGAGTTATTTCCAGCGGTGCCTATCAACCCTCACTGGGGAATTGTCTCCAAGTGCTTAGCTTACAGCAAGGCAGCTTGCGACCCATTTGTGTACTCCCTCCTCCGACACCAGTACAAGAAGACATGCACTGACATCATCAACAAGCTGCTGAAGCGCAGCTCCTTGAACGCGTCCGGACGCCGGCACGAGAGCCAGGTGAACAGCATACCCACCATGGAGTGA